A window of Castanea sativa cultivar Marrone di Chiusa Pesio chromosome 8, ASM4071231v1 genomic DNA:
AGTTATACctggtgtaacttgaactcatccctctctctctctctctctctctctctctccatatatatatatatatatatataactaagaCTAAGatttaggtacaatacttaggtgttgttccttagattccccttttaagattctgctatatgaatttttttttcatgggatggaagtgtattttttagttaagtagtcacATGGCTAAATCTTAAGATGAGAACCTAAGGAATAACACCTAAGATATTGTACCTAACTTTTATCCATAAACTAATGGCAAGATTAGAGCAATTTAGACGAAatgactaaattaaaaatatattaaaatcaaaaattaaaatgacaaaTATGGGTTTAATATGTATAAAAGCTTTTTGCTATTTGGATATTTAGACCTTCTAGGTCATATAACTAAATCAGGCTAGCTAAAAATTTCGCGCTCAACGTATAAATGCACAATTAATTAGTGTAAGGCCAATTTCTAAATAGTTTGGGGACTTTTGTATGGTTACGTTTAGGGATGATTTTCGGGATTATGCTGAGCTTTGCTTTAAGGAATTTGGTGATCGAGTTAAGCATTGGACCACACTAAATGATCCATGGGGCTACAGTCTAGGTGGTTATGCATACGGGGCGTTAGCACCAGGTCGATGTTCTGATTGGCAACAGTTAGGTTGCATCGGTGGAGATTCGGGGACAGAACCGTATTTGGTGTCACACAATCATCTTCTTGCTCATGCATCTGCTGTCAAAGTATACAAGCAAAAATATCAGGTTCAACAGGCTGTATTATttcttgtattattttaaaatgaactCCATTCATTTTATCCAAAAGACAATCTAAGTTACTTCAttttaaaaacttcaaaatttgcaAATTAAATTGCTTCAGTAATAGTAAACATTTCTCTTTTTGGTTAGTGTGGGTTTGAACTTTAAattaactttttgttattttttgttaatttagttAGTTGACAAAAATACAGTTCTCTTAGCTTGagtatctatatataattaagCAAGATTTTGCTATGCGCAGGCAGCACAGAAAGGCATTATAGGTATAACCGTAGCTGTAAACTGGATGGTGCCATTTTCTGATGCGAGGCAAGACAAAATTGCCGCCCAAACAGCGCTTGATTTCATGTATGGATGGTAAGTATACTAGAACTATAAGCAATTTTTCTCTTGCTGTTCATCACTATCAATTTCCCTTTAACATTTTGGCTTAAATATACTTTTGCATACTGGTACTACTACATTACAATTAGCATCATGATCTAATAAGCTCAAATCGATCTATTGGTCATCAATCTAGCCAgaaaaaattgtatttgtaATGTCAGCAGGACTAGTACATAATAATGACACACTTTGATATGTTATTTTAGGATTTGTGAGTCTAATTAAGAGAACCAAATCTGTAGGTACATGCATTTTTattaaacaagtaaactaggCATTGGCAAAGGAAGGGGAAGCTGGGAGATATTACCATAGAATTTCATTTCCCCCTACCCTCCTGCATTTATAAGTATATAATTTAACATAGCTccataaatcaaaatatattcaagatacattttcctaaaaatagataaatttatataaataattaatgcattaTTGTTTCCTCATATATCTCTTGTACCATAGTAGTTCATTAATTCAAAGCATATTCAAGATACATGTtcctaaaaatagaaaactaatccatttttaaaaaaaaagcttttattttatttaccaaaattaatctagaattttctagtctataaatcttatattgagttcatttttatttttatacaatgcCCTCAAGATTATCTAAAAATTTTCccatatcttttttcttttcttttctctttcttttcttttatttattatttatttttatcttgcTATTATTTCAAGTTTATTGGTAGTGAGATGAAGTTTTCCTTTAAACTAATTGAACTACTACCAGTCTTGCCATATCTTTAATTTAATTGAACTACACAATTCTTAATTTGTTTCAGACTTCTATTTGACTGGTAGTAGTTGCTTACAAAGAATAGAATTGTGGCAGGTTTATGGATCCCCTGACCACTGGTGACTATCCACATAGCATGCGATGTCTAGTTGGCGATCGATTACCCAAATTGACGAAAGAGCAATCCAAGCTAGTAAATGGTTCATTTGATTTTCTAGGGCTAAACTACTTCACTGCTACCTATGCAGCCTATTCAGATTACTCCAAAGCTGAAAACACAAGCTACATAACAGATTCGCAAGCTGATCTTTCTTGTACAAACTCAAGCATTTGGAGCTATGATTTACATTTTCTTAtctaactcatatatatatatatatatatatgtatatgtatgtatgtatgtatgtatgtatgtactaACAAGACCatgctctttttcttttttttttatacttttgttGTGGTAGCTGAACGCAATGGTATCCCCATCGGTCCAGAGGTGCGTATGACATACATAAGATTATATTTGTATGCTTGGAAAATATCATTCTCTTTTGTCTAattatatgttggcaaaccaaaATAGCAGTAGTACTTCACAAATTTGAAGTATTTTTGGAACACTTCTTGAAAATTCTTATGACAAACtccattttctttaaaatgaattttCAGGCTGCTTCAAATTGGCTCTATGTCTATCCAACTGGAATTCGAGACCTTCTATTATACACAAAGAGAAAGTATCACAACCCACTAATTTATATTACCGCAAAtggtacttttcttttttactttccaATCATGGTCACATAAAGTTATGATACTAATTgtagaaatacaaaatttgaaagGAATGATAATTTGGTGTctaattaaatctaaaaatctGCCACTATATTATAGGAGTTGATGAATTCAATGATGCCTCCTTGTCACTTGAGGAAGCCCTTGAAGACTACCATAGAATTGATTATTACTATAGTCATCTTCACTATCTTCTTAGTGCTATCAAGTAAGTAATTAagaaccttctcaaaaaaaaaaaaaaaccaaaaaaaaccaaaaaaaaaagtaagcaattaagatctctctctctctctctctctctctctctctctctctcatagatccactatttaatattgttttattattaccAATAACAATATGCCAtattaaaaattgtgaaaaaataaaatttgatgagGCTAAAGTCcaatttatcctttttttttttgtagggacGGTGTTAATGTGAAAGGATTCTTTGCGTTTTCATTGTTGGACAAGTTTGAGTGGGATGTAGGTTACACCGTTAGATTTGGCATCAATTATATAGACTACAAAAATGAGCTAAATAGACATCCCAAATTGTCAGCCCATTGGTTTAAGAATTTCCTCAAGAAATAGTGATGACAGATTATGGATGATACCCATGTTGAATTATCTAATAGCATCGAACCATCTCCAAACTATAAACTTTAAGataatttattctctatttttttcttttatttctctgAATAATGTTtgtatttaataataaaaaaaaaaatattgtcactctTTACGAACTcaaataatatttcttaaattatatatatatatatatatatatatatatatatatatatatatatatatatctcacatGCATGAGAAGGCTTTCCCACTTATTTTGGCAATCTCACACAACAACTTTGGAATCTTGTCTTTTGTTGTCAAATTCTCCTCATGACCGTAAGCATCATGTTCTTGAATGCCCCGCAGGGcaaaatattatacaaatatTGGGCTTACTCAAATAAGTGTTAGTTCttctgttttgtttgtttgtttgtttgtatttttgttaattgAAGTCAAAGACGAGTTAAAGATGTGATTGATCACCTTTATATCTAATTTGTTTCACTTAATTGATCTAAAATCAATTCAAGAgtctttaaattaattaaggCAAACCAATGTCTTCGAACCAAGGATTCTTGAACTCAGAAATTTGGTTATGGTAAGAGAAGATATCAGGCACCCCAACTGGTGAAGCTAGAGGGGCTGGGGGGCCATGCCCCCTAAGTTTTGAAAGTTTACATTAATAAtagtactttaaaaaaaataatcttaaaaatTAGGAAAGAACTTAACCACTGGCTCCCCCTAAgatttttgaccaaaaaaaaaaaaaatgtatgcaCATTTCAGTTCTAAGAAGTAAAAACTTCCAAACTGTTCTATGGACTTTGGCCCATAAACaaatttgcataaaaaaaaaaaaaactcaaatcccttcttttttttttttattattatttttttatacaagatagaatttatactctaacctaatctaaatgtatatttatgtgaaactcccttttggaaacttgaaccccagcccttGCCCCTTAcatcccacaagcatttatacttatggagtgaccaccacaccaaaGGTGCGCGGTGGTTAAATCCCTTCTTAATTAGGATTATTAGTGCTAATTAAATTAGGACTCTAAAATCCAAATAAATGCACATAAATCTTGAAATCAGCTTTACAAAACACTACCCAAACTTCTCAAGTCACGGGCCTTTAcccttaaaataaaatctaaatttattacaaaaaacaaattgtcaTTACGCTGTCATCTAAAACCGTGCAAGTGGGACACCGATTAGTGATCCCTTTAAGTCTTTGATGCCATCGAAGTTCTAAGCAGTTGAGTTTAAGGCCTCATTTGGGAGAAGGAAATGGAATAGAacggaatggaaatgaatggaaagaataatttaagaatattctttcctttccttgtttgggagtttaagtgggaaaGAATGTAATGGGTAGGAGGAAACAatcattcctctctatttccTTATAACCTCACTTTTCATTCCCCCTAAAATTGGGAGGGATGGGaggaaataaaattagatttaatgattttttttactaaaactcctaaaatacctctatatattcaacccttttattttaaaataggggtctaatagtagtattgttataaaataattttattccatTCCTTTCATGTTACTCCTAAAAGTTcggatttgtgtgaaaacacaagagcttgttcagacccccaattaaaaaatacggctagattgcttttactctaacttaagcTAAGTgcagaataagagtaaatgagcgCAAATAACCGATaacactaccctaagccatattcatccattattaacaataaaagagaagcttaaagagtagggaagagagatgtaaGCGCAAGATAAGACCAAGATGTGTTATCAaaaaggaaactgaagaacccagcaaaaaacctctctgcgaccctccaagtcgaaatcgatccgctagagaataaagtttgagtatatgaataataaaagaccctccaagcctagtctacccctTATACTTGAGCCCTCCATGCTTCTGCTACCAACTAGCTTCTTAGAACCTTGTTTTCTCTTGCTTTCCAAATCCCgcaattcagcccgattgcatccgccaataAATGGCTCCTTCCAATACTTCTCAACAGCATCAAAATCTCACTTGACACTcagaatgggtgtggtaagtgtttgagctatcaacgtctcaaggatatggagatggagaggtagaAGTTGACGAAAActacaaggaaatgtgtagataattgtgggtataacaatctctaactctcaagcgtattttttatggttttctctctaaaaaacacTCCTTACAATTTGTGGGTAATAATGGTATATATAATGTGGGTTAAGACTtggtaaagcaaaacacaacTTTTTGTCAAACAGAGAGTTTTGTGAGTACTTCGCGGGATGACCCTTCCCGCGAGACATTCGCAAAAACCTCCAAGCTGGAATGACTCTTCAttttccagtcatgtgctctacacTTGGCTCTTTCGCGGGTAAGCTTCTTGTGAGGCACTTGTGAAATCCGCTTGTTCATCcttttaagcttgagtcttcacactctctcacacttatcccttacaattaaaaacccacataaatacaaggaaatatgattgaagaaattacaatcaaatttggcacggaattaaagccaacataaaatagttgtaaattacaactttacaactcccaaacaagattacttatattccattcattttcattcttttccattccttaattttaaaacatcatATCAAggttatttaattccattccattttattcttttcccttacttaaatacattccattcctttccttccattccatttccttatgatcatttcattccattctcttctattccattcccttatgaactctcAAACGAAGCCTAAGTGATGAGCCATACGTCTCTCTCTCGTTCTCTGCTgcaacttcaattttttctttttgatcctttttgctactatttaacTTTTGCTTGAGACAAGTTCAAGTTTTCTGGATAGAAGAGTAATGTAGTCTTTGACGTTTTGCTAATATAGAAAAATGTACAGATAATAAATATTATGGTTTGATTGAGTTTGTGGTTTCAATTAAGCTATCAATAGACTCTTTTAACAGTACTATAgcaatttattataatttgataataatacttttttgttaattgtttgtttaattgatAGTAGTAGCTTgagcaattaaattaaatgattgTTAGACTTGTTTATTCTCCGGAATTGAAGattataaaattcaatattcatattttctatttgtgaataatttacaaagaactAGCTTGaatcttttaaaagaaaaaggtttttaTATTCAGAGGTTAATATCCAATCTTCTATCTCAAATGTTGAAACTGCAATTGCTGAAACACCTAGAACAACTCAAAGATTTGAACCTAAAGAAACAAATATTGTTCCTATAAAGCGATTGCTAAGGAATTTAGTTCAAATtcaattacaaatta
This region includes:
- the LOC142606648 gene encoding beta-glucosidase 12-like — protein: MAFQGYPILGLLALLGSLINVVGVTQSYDTTSLNRSSFPRGFIFGTAASAAYQQEGAAKEDGKGPSIWDTYTHRYPGRIKDGSNGDVAVDQYHRYKEDVGIMKEMGLDAYRFSISWSRVLPKGKLCEGVNKEGIKYYNNLINELLANGLQPFVTLFYWDLPQALEDEYGGFLSSHVVDDFRDYAELCFKEFGDRVKHWTTLNDPWGYSLGGYAYGALAPGRCSDWQQLGCIGGDSGTEPYLVSHNHLLAHASAVKVYKQKYQAAQKGIIGITVAVNWMVPFSDARQDKIAAQTALDFMYGWFMDPLTTGDYPHSMRCLVGDRLPKLTKEQSKLVNGSFDFLGLNYFTATYAAYSDYSKAENTSYITDSQADLSSERNGIPIGPEAASNWLYVYPTGIRDLLLYTKRKYHNPLIYITANGVDEFNDASLSLEEALEDYHRIDYYYSHLHYLLSAIKDGVNVKGFFAFSLLDKFEWDVGYTVRFGINYIDYKNELNRHPKLSAHWFKNFLKK